Within the Brassica oleracea var. oleracea cultivar TO1000 unplaced genomic scaffold, BOL UnpScaffold01139, whole genome shotgun sequence genome, the region TGTTTAGATGATCAGGGGAGACAGACTTCAAGTCACACCCTTCGTTGCCACGCTCTTTTTTCTCAGACGCTTCAACGTCTTCCTGTTTCCCCTGAGATGGTATCCAAAAGATAGGATACTGAAGCTGTCCCGGATCTTTGCTCCTCTGGGTCTGACCCTGACCCTGACCCTGACCCTGACCCTGCAGTAAGGATTTCAGCTTGTTGAAATCAAAAGGTAGTTCCAAGGTCTTCCCGTTCTGCAGCTTATTCCTGTCTTGATTTTGAATCAAGGACTTGAGTGTGTTCTCGTCTAACGGAAAACTACCATTCCAAGACTTAGGATCACCACCTTTCTGCATCTTCTTACTCTCAGCCTCAGGAGCTTTAACATAAGCAGGAGGTTGATAATGACTTCCATGCTCTTGATTCCTAGCATTTTCATGAGGAACCCAAACAATGGGATAAGGACGGACATCATTAACAGCCTCTCCATTGTCTCTTCGTTTCTCAGTCTCAGGCTCATGCTCTTCAATAACAACACCGGTTCCATTCTTCGGGGAACACGTTTGGGCAGAACACTTTGTACATCGATTCTTCCCAGCCACATCCTTCTCGGACTCAAACCCATGTTGATAACCAACAGGAAACGGCTGATGAACGTAACAAGGGGGAGCGTGAGAATGGAACCCCGGATGGTTCATCCAACATGTATGGTAAGGCGCTTGCGGGGGATAACAAGGAGTAGGAGGCCAGTAAGGAGTGTAGGCTGGAAAGTTGCCGTGGACGCAGCTTCCATAACAAGGTGACTGAGTAGGCCAATGTTCACACGAGGCAGGAGATGACGCATCCATTGTCACGTGATGAGGATAGTTCCCAAAGCCTTCGTAACAGCATCCTCCTTGTGGTCTCATTTGGCCTGGCTGTGATGAGTTCATGTACATAGGCATCATCTTTGATCAATTTCAGTTAAACCAAAACTCCCAATAACAACAGCTGCAGCAAATTACAAAtcgaaattaaattaaattgcaATGAAATCAATTAGATCCACAGTACACTAACTGTTGAGCTAAAAACGTTGAAACGGAGGGTTAGAAAGAAAAGAGCTTACAGAGAACCGATTCGAGTCGTCGTAGCAGAATCACGACAAAAATCCACCAAAGCGATCCACAAATttcttcttagatttttttttctttttttttttttttttgctggtaTCGAATGATtgcagattcttttttttttttttttttttgctgtgagtGGTGAAATATCTGAAGACATTTCGTAATTTATagagagacgaagaagaagaagaagatttttggAGGGAgaaaaatctttcttcttcagctctCCAGATCATTCTCGCCATAACTACCTACTCAACTCTGAAGCATCTCGATGTTTCTCCTCTTCTCTCCCTCCCCTATCTCAGATTTAATATGGGCCTTGTAAATTAAGCCCATTATGATGTTGCGGGTTTCATTATTGGGCTTATACTTTGATTAGTGTTAAATTATGTAACATCTCGTCTCCGATGTCGGTCTCCGTCTCTAATACCTCTTGAACCAAACCCCAAAACCTCTCTCTCTGCTTCGTTCTAGGGCTTTTGTTACTCTTTGCTTTCAACGATGGGAAAGGCGAAGAAACCTCAGAAGTTTGCTGTCATGAAGAAGACGATAAGCCACAAAGCTTTGAAGCAGTAAGTCAAAGCGACTCTTCTTACAttgaaagtttatgtttttacggttatttaattgtttttcttaattaagtTACAAGGAAGAGGTTCTGAATCCAAACAAGAAGGACCTCACTGAACTTCCCAGAAACGTGTAAGCTTAAATAAAGCTCACTCCTTTTGTGccaatttgtaattttttttttttttttgtctttgctTAGAACTTAGATTttgaattgattttgttttgggaTCTCGGATCAGTCCGAATGTTCCGTCAGGGATGTTCTTTTCTCACAACACTAATATGGTTCCTCCTTACCGAGTTCTGGTGGATACTAACTTCATCAACTTCTCTATCCAGAACAAGGTGCACACAGAGCTATGCTCGAATCTTTACAGTGTTATTGTCTTCATTGGAATCTCTCTCGTTTTCGTTCTAATTTTTGATGCACTCATAGATTGATATAGAGCAGGGGATGATGTTCTGCTTGAACGCAAAATGTGAGTTACTTATTCTTTTGGTAGTTGTCTTTAGATAtggatagatagatagatatatgcTTAATTCTCACTCTCCTTTGATCATTTTGGGGGTGTGAAGGCACTCCTTGTATCACGGACTGCGTCATGGCTGAGCTTGAGAAGTTAGGCCAGAAGTATCGTGTCGCTCTTAGGTATTTGCTTTTAAGATCTCAAGGTGTTTTTTAGTGCAATTGTTTCTCTTCTGCGTTTAGTGGATTCTTAATTGGTGTAAGTTTGGTAGGATTGCTAAAGATCCGCGCTTCGAAAGACTACCTTGTGTACACAAAGGGACATATGCTGATGACTGCCTCGTTGACAGAGTTACTCAGGTAATGCTTCCGTCTTTGcctttttttgaattttgtatccagacttttttttggtgtatatattttatcttttgtatgtttctttGAGATACTTGTTCTTGTTATATACAGCATAAGTGCTTCATGGTGGCTACTTGTGATAGAGACTTGAAGCGAAGGATTCGAAAGGTAAAAGATAGTTTGATACTTTCTTAAAAACATGTCCTTTTCTGAAATCTTTGTATGTTATCTTCTGTTGGTTTACAGGTTCCTGGTGTGCCTATCATGTACTTGGCGGGGCGCAAGTACTCAGTAGAGAGGCTGCCTGAAGCAACACTTGGTAGAGGTATGTATGCATCTTTGGACTGTCACATCTAAATCTAAAGCTACTTTGGTCTTACACTATTTGAATTCTCTTTTGTAACCTTTGGTTGTGTTTGTTTGGTCCAGCTCCAAGATACTGATATCTGATCCAGGACCTGTATGGATTCCGAGAAGCTCTGAAGACTCTGAAGACTTGAGTTAGTGTCGGTTTAAGCTTTGAATCAGATGTTTGTGATGTCTCGAGGGATCTTGTTCTCTGCTGTCTGTTTGATACAAAAGGTTAACTAATAACGAGTCTTTACACTTCAAAGCCTTGTTTAAAACATATTACTATTATTGTTGAGCTACACAGTTTTGTTAATCACGGGACCATGTTTATTTGACTTAGTACATTGATGTTGGAACTAAGAAAATTTATACATGAAAAGAGAACGTGCTGTAAAAATCAAAGAAAGGTTGGATGATATTGAAATTTCATTCGAGGGTTGTTTTCACTAGACGTAACCAGCTTTGAGCTTTGAAGTTTTCTGTTTCACGAAGAAGGCAGATAGAACGCTCTTGGTCCTCACCGGTGCTTGAATGATCTCTCGTCGTGGGTTGTCAAGTGACTTGTGTCCCGTCATGAGTTTTGGAGCTTCCATATCCTGAGGAACAACAAACCAACATACATCATTTAGCACAGCTTACTAGTCCGCGATATATGATTCATTTAGACTTTACCTTCTGGGCAACACCGTATGTCTGCCTTGTGATGGAGGATGTTCCAGGAACACCTGAGACCTGAGAACCTCCGACCAAAGGCTTAATGTTCTCTTCATCACCTGCATATGTTTCAATGTATCATTCAAATGACCCAAATCACTTCGTAATTAGAAGAAATGCTACGTTTAATTCATTATCAACTCCCTGGCTCTCATACCTAAAAGATGGAACACTCCAGATGTCTTTGCAAAGGCCTTTGAATCTTTGGAGCTGCACAATAGGTATATGTTAGCTGATTAGTAATCAAACAGTACTAAAACTGCTGTTTGTGGGCTCTACCTTGGTGCAACAGTGGTTGTTCCTTTCAGTGTCGACTTTGTATCTGAGCCTAAATGCCAGGAGAGTGATTTCGATGCAGGCGCATCTAAATGAGTCAAGCAAAACATTACTTAAAACCGTTTCAATATCTCACACCAACTAGAAAACCAAGCTCAAAGATGCTGACAGTACACACCTGAAGGTTGAAGGCGGCTGATAGCTTGAGAATGATTCTGTCTCGATTCAGATCGTCTCAGCGGACTAAAGTGTACCCGCTTGTTAACAGAATCTAAAATCATCCAAATAAAAAGACTCAGATTTTGAATAGTAACTGAGTACAAGGGCCAAGAAAAAAACTCTTACTTGGTAGAATGTAATGCTTGTGATGCAATGGGATAACTGCTAATAGCTGCTGCTGTCTAAGACCTTCTTTGTCTATATAAGTCCGACAAGTAAGCAGTTGCTGACAAAAAACAAACTGATCATCAGAAACCTTAAGAACGTTTAGATCAGTGTGTGTCACAGTCTCGCTTACCTGACTAACACAAGAAGCTCTCATCTCCATAGTCGATACATCAGAACTCTGCTGATCAAAGAGATCAGTAAGCTTGGACGCCACAGTTCCCAAATGATCAACAGCGTTAACAAGAGCCTTAACAGTGTAGTCCTTTAAATTGTCCAACACCCTAACAGAAACAAAGTAGATACATTAACAAATAATCATTCATTCATAGGTATCATTATTAGTTAAAAGGAGATGGTTTAAAACATACATTTGCTTTTGTTCGCTATGGAGATAAGACTTCTCACAGTAATCAGCAGCAGAGTAAAGCTGAGGCCTCAAGTTCTTGAGCTCCTGTTAAATCAAAACGTAAAGGACCAATCAAATAACAAGATTATTGAGTCGTCTCCAGATGGAAACTCTGCATCACAAGCTAACTAACATCCAACGGTGGAGAAAAGCCCAAAGCTAATAGAGATCATGGACAACAAAGCATAGAGCATACAAGGAGATCAAGGATCTGGCTCAGCTAAATCATGTTATTGTGATCAATTTCTGAAGAATCTAATCAAACAGAAGCAGAGAATACGCAGAGAGCAACGATTTATAGATTGAAGAAAAGGAAACCTGCAAGGCCTTGACGAAGCTCTTGCTGCGTTCCATGGAAACCTCGTCGAAGGTCATCGCTGGATTCTCCGTCACGGAAGCTTCCGTCTCCATTTCGAGATTCTTCTCTACGATCAGatggaataataataataataataattaaaaagattttgagTAGAAATTACGGTTACGTATCAAAATGTTAGTTCGGAGATTGTGATGTGAGGTTAGAGCTTTTCTGGTGAGAGACTGCTCAGCTAactcttgagagagagagagaggagaaggtGAGTGAAGTAGAAGCGATTCCAAGGACTCCCTATGCCATTTTCCTTTCTCAAACGAATATTAGAAAACGACTTCGGGAAAGACGCACTATGCTTTtactactactatttttatttatttattacttttgtcggttatttattaatttattttaatactataaaCTTCCGAGTTAAGACTAAGTAGAGGttattaattattgtattttaatggatttgaaaatccgaactaaatctagtgttattggttctatgattttcaaatctgtattaaaatcatgtgttattggtttaatgattcataaattctgtatcaaatcaagtgttattcaatcgtacggatttactaatatatttgattttataatggatttgaatggatttgtttggattttttagttaaaaatacaaagactcaaatccgaaggaaaacctccggatttgcatattttacttggatttataaatactatatggaattctaaatcaatcaaaatatataaaccaataacaccccaATACTATAGTATTCCTAGTGATTAGATTTTTAATcctattaatttaattttagtttggtTTCTTGGCTAATATTTGTGCTGATTTAACGGATTAgtttgatgattattttatcTACTACTTTTTTCACTATGTATTTTTGTCggttatttattaatttattttaatataagctttttaatctaatttatctattttcttagtttGGTTTCTCGGCTAATATTTGTCCTGATCAACGGATTAGTTCAATacaatcaattaaaacaaacaaaaacatcataaatTGAAAGTACTTTGAAATTAATTCTTTTGTCAAATGtacattaaacattttaattttgtaatgcTAGAAGATAGTACTAGAGATAtgttaaaaagaagaagagtttcACATGTCTTGGTATAGGCTTTTAATGCGGTAGTTGTTTATATGAACACATTAAAtgattatatgtatttatttatggtGAGGTTTCTATGCAAGCATTTAATTAACCACAACTTAAATTGGAGGTGGATCTAGGGACTGAATATGACGGAAACAaccttgtaaaaaaaaagactagtcAACGGGACTTGAATTGAATGAAACCGTCGTCAAGTTGCGCATAAAGTAACGACGCTGGGGGTCAGCATTGGCCTGTGTATTAGCTGTCCTAAACGGACCTGCCCCGATGTGCACGTGCTTTGGCCCATTTTAGAATCATTGGCCCCAAACTTTTTATCTCTTTTCCAAATCATTTTTGCCATCTAAATTTCAATGATTCAGGTGTGTACTACATCATTGCCATCTAAATGATGGTGGTTATGTGATAGCTAGAGtatatctatataaaaatgtaCAAATTGTTAATAGTAGTcacaataactttttttaaaaactaacttCAAATCGCAGCAAACCatcaaagtttttttgtttttttttttgtgtcaacTGATAgtatattaaacaaaatcaaagtaAACAAAAGAGGTCCAAAAAAAggcatacattaaaaactaaggATCCAACACAAAGCCCAACTAGCATAAAAGCCCAAGAGGCCGAAAAAAGAAACAGCATGCGGCCGTAAGCCCAGCAAGCAAAAATCCGTTGAAGAAGAGATGGTTAGTCATCCACCACGTGTTCGGTCGACAAACGATGAAACACGCGTCAAGATATCCAACCACAGTCTTCCACCGGAGTCAGCGAGGAAGCACGACGACGGAACTCCACCAACAGCAGAGGCGAACCGAGGAGAATCCGCTCAACCGAGAAACTCTCACCCGGATCGAAGACGAAGGCCTAGACTGACAGATCGAAGCTTCGCTTCAGGATATTCAAACGCCTACAATCGGTCCAACTACTTCGAGATTCCTGAATGAACAACGGTCACCTTTAATGATTAGAATAAGCTTGAAGGTGAAATAGCTCAAACGGAGAAGAGGAAAGGATCGGAAAGCTAGATCGAGAGGCAGATGAGCAAGGAACAACGAGAAGCATCGATCAATTTCAACCGAAAAAAACCGGGATTAAGCCGGCGATAACGGTGCTGAGATAGCCATTGTATCCCAGAGTCGAGAGCCGGCGAAGCAAACGCCATGAAAATCACTGTTTCCCGGAATCAAAAGCCCCACAAACAGGGAAGAAAAGCTGGAAGAAAATCAGCGACCAAAAGAGTTTCATCTCTCATCTTTCTCTGTGAAAGATTTAAATAGGGAACAGAGAAAAGAGATACCATCAAAGTTCAAGatacatgcaaaaaaaaaagcaaccaAAACTGAGAGTAGCAgtcatgtcataattaaaacaGTAGATAGTTAAGATTATCTATCATtacttagttttatttaattattcatgtatacatcattttatatattgagTTTATTCCATTATTACACACGCCAAACTCTAGTCTCAAACACATTTCAACTCTATCTGTAACCACACAAAAGAGCTATATACACAACAGACTAATATGTTTCCGaccatgatgatgatgaatctcTGAACACGAAATACGTTGGCTTTGGTGTGCAGCTAATGGCTTCAACAAGCTCTTGAACATTGAGCATTTGAAACTTTGGAGGCGAGTTAACGGCCATGTTATCGACTTTATGTTCATAAATCTTCCCGTTCTTATCGAACTTATACTCTGAAGTGCCATCAAACCGCCCACGAGTCTGCCAAGGACCACGAGGAATCCCGTGAACAGTCCATCTAATCATCAAAGTGTTCTCAGTGGGTTGCCAAATACTAACTATGTCGACGCAGAGTGCTTTGAAGAAGATCCTTCCGTGGAAACGTAACGCCCATAATATGGATTTGTAGTTATCGATTCCCATGAACGTGTTTAAAGGGTCTCTCAACACAACATCATCCCTACGAAAATTAGACAATGAGAGCTAAATAAAGAACACATCAAACAAGCAGCAATAAAGCTAATGAAGAGGAGACCAGCATGAACatgtaagaaaaataaacgAGAATCTCTAAAACCTGTAGATGTCAAAGTTGGGCTCCTTGTAGAACAAGGAAGGAAGCTCCTCTCTCAGACAACGAACGGCGTGACCCATATTCACGTAGTAACTCTGCTTATCGTCTTCCTCTCTGATAATATGGCAGTCTTCTTTCACCGGAGCTGAGAACTTCACGTACAATCTTGATTTTTGATTCTTCACACCAGACAAATCTCTAGCTGAAACCGTAACCTTCTTTCTCATAAACACATGTCTTAAACTCGAACCGGGGAAGCTTCTTGTTGAGACGGTGGTTATCTCCGGCGAAAGGACAAGGAATGCCATCGAGGGAAATGGAGATTGAAGATTAAACTAGAGCAAACATGGTTTCAGTAATCATATTTTCTTGGAGAGAAGCCAATAAAAAAAAGGAGCCAGAAAGGGATTTGCAGAAGAATATGCTGATACATAGATTGAGAAGAAGACGAGAAGGCGCGACGCGAGGATAGGCCAGGAAAATTCTCTAAGGATAACTTTGATCGGACTTATCAACTTCAACGATAGAGACCGtcgaaattttttgaaaattaacacACACATACAATTGAAAACTATTCGACGGTCCATTAATGGTTAGGCCTTCACGTTCCTAGTATAGCCCATTATGGAAATGCACCAATTATAAATTGTTGACTACCTATATAGagttgtaagttgtaacattaaagatttttaaaagggAAAAATTCCACATCGTAGTTTTAATATTATGCAACTATTTTCAaagatttcataaatataaaaaaaaatttattttgatatgtataaaaaataaagatgataaaAATAAGTTGCAAtatctattttctaaaaattataattactaATGATATAATTGATTGCTAACCTTTTTACTAGtacaaattgtagtaaaatattatttaaaatatacaaaattataaatacaaaaaataataatttaaatagaaatagtaaattttatttaaatattgaataacaaataaatagtTGTATacaatttctgatttttttttttaattgactaaaaGTAAATGTTGGACAATTATGTATCAAAAGTTGATAAATTTCTTTAATTATTCTTAAAAACCGTAGACGGCTGAAAAAATACTAACTCAAGTCAACTCAAACTCTAACACATGCAATTTTCTTTGATGTTGATTTAACATTTgatttattgattttgtaaagaaGATAGTAACTCAGCCTTACCATATTGTAATTGAATCACAAACTCAAAAAATTTGGTAACATTTCTGATTAATAACCTTAact harbors:
- the LOC106320932 gene encoding rRNA-processing protein FCF1 homolog is translated as MGKAKKPQKFAVMKKTISHKALKHYKEEVLNPNKKDLTELPRNVPNVPSGMFFSHNTNMVPPYRVLVDTNFINFSIQNKIDIEQGMMFCLNAKCTPCITDCVMAELEKLGQKYRVALRIAKDPRFERLPCVHKGTYADDCLVDRVTQHKCFMVATCDRDLKRRIRKVPGVPIMYLAGRKYSVERLPEATLGRAPRY
- the LOC106320934 gene encoding uncharacterized protein LOC106320934; this translates as MAFLVLSPEITTVSTRSFPGSSLRHVFMRKKVTVSARDLSGVKNQKSRLYVKFSAPVKEDCHIIREEDDKQSYYVNMGHAVRCLREELPSLFYKEPNFDIYRDDVVLRDPLNTFMGIDNYKSILWALRFHGRIFFKALCVDIVSIWQPTENTLMIRWTVHGIPRGPWQTRGRFDGTSEYKFDKNGKIYEHKVDNMAVNSPPKFQMLNVQELVEAISCTPKPTYFVFRDSSSSWSETY
- the LOC106320931 gene encoding protein ABIL1 encodes the protein METEASVTENPAMTFDEVSMERSKSFVKALQELKNLRPQLYSAADYCEKSYLHSEQKQMVLDNLKDYTVKALVNAVDHLGTVASKLTDLFDQQSSDVSTMEMRASCVSQQLLTCRTYIDKEGLRQQQLLAVIPLHHKHYILPNSVNKRVHFSPLRRSESRQNHSQAISRLQPSDAPASKSLSWHLGSDTKSTLKGTTTVAPSSKDSKAFAKTSGVFHLLGDEENIKPLVGGSQVSGVPGTSSITRQTYGVAQKDMEAPKLMTGHKSLDNPRREIIQAPVRTKSVLSAFFVKQKTSKLKAGYV